The following proteins are encoded in a genomic region of Paenibacillus sp. FSL H3-0469:
- the rpsK gene encoding 30S ribosomal protein S11, whose amino-acid sequence MAKPKKVVRTKRRDRKNIESGVAHIRSTFNNTIVTITDPHGNAISWASSGGQGFKGSRKSTPFAAQMAAETAAKAAMEHGMKSVEVMVKGPGAGREAAIRSLQAAGLEVNLIKDVTPVPHNGCRPPKRRRV is encoded by the coding sequence ATGGCTAAACCGAAAAAAGTCGTACGTACGAAACGTCGCGACCGGAAAAATATCGAGTCTGGCGTGGCACATATCCGTTCCACGTTCAATAACACTATCGTTACGATCACGGATCCTCACGGAAATGCAATTTCCTGGGCAAGCTCCGGCGGTCAAGGATTCAAAGGTTCCCGTAAATCGACTCCATTTGCAGCGCAAATGGCAGCCGAAACAGCTGCTAAGGCAGCTATGGAACACGGCATGAAGTCCGTTGAAGTTATGGTTAAAGGACCGGGCGCGGGCCGCGAAGCAGCCATCCGTTCCCTTCAGGCCGCTGGTCTTGAAGTAAACCTCATTAAAGACGTTACTCCAGTTCCTCACAATGGATGCCGTCCGCCGAAGCGTCGCCGCGTTTAG
- a CDS encoding KOW domain-containing RNA-binding protein gives MNTGSSPQVGQIVRILKGKDAGEAAVVIAVVDSRFVYIADGDKRKFDSPKKKNIQHLELIPFISSEIVDSLEETGRVTNGKLRFAVMKYGQPAGQSANEKGD, from the coding sequence GTGAATACTGGGAGCAGCCCGCAGGTTGGTCAAATCGTGAGAATTCTCAAAGGCAAGGATGCCGGAGAGGCTGCCGTTGTTATCGCAGTTGTAGATAGCAGATTTGTATATATTGCTGATGGGGACAAACGTAAGTTTGACAGTCCAAAGAAGAAGAATATTCAGCACTTGGAGCTCATACCCTTCATCAGCAGTGAGATTGTAGACAGTTTGGAAGAAACCGGCCGGGTCACCAACGGAAAGCTGCGGTTTGCAGTGATGAAGTATGGCCAGCCCGCTGGACAAAGTGCTAATGAGAAAGGAGACTAA
- the rpsM gene encoding 30S ribosomal protein S13, with translation MARIAGVDLPRDKRVEIALTYIFGIGKTTSQKILNETGIDVNTRVRDLTEDEVSKLRETIDKEVKVEGDLRREISLNIKRLTEIGCYRGVRHRRGLPVRGQRTKTNARTRKGPRRTVANKKK, from the coding sequence ATGGCTCGTATAGCTGGAGTGGATTTGCCACGTGATAAGCGCGTTGAGATCGCCTTGACTTATATTTTCGGAATCGGTAAAACGACTTCCCAGAAAATTCTTAATGAAACAGGCATTGACGTTAACACACGTGTCCGTGATTTGACGGAAGATGAAGTCAGCAAACTGCGTGAAACGATCGACAAAGAGGTTAAGGTTGAAGGTGACCTTCGTCGTGAAATTTCCTTGAATATTAAGCGTCTTACTGAGATCGGCTGTTACCGCGGTGTTCGTCACCGTCGTGGATTGCCTGTTCGCGGTCAACGTACCAAAACCAATGCTCGTACCCGTAAAGGCCCGCGTCGTACTGTAGCAAACAAAAAGAAATAA
- the rpsI gene encoding 30S ribosomal protein S9: MAQVQYYGTGRRKHSVARVRLVPGEGRIVINKREMDEYFGVETLKMIVRQPLNLTETLGSYDVIVLAHGGGISGQAGAIRHGISRALLKVDPEYRGTLKKAGFLTRDPRMKERKKYGLKAARRAPQFSKR; this comes from the coding sequence ATGGCACAAGTACAATACTATGGGACAGGTCGTCGTAAACATTCGGTAGCACGTGTTCGCCTTGTACCGGGTGAAGGACGCATTGTCATTAACAAACGTGAGATGGACGAATATTTCGGTGTTGAAACACTGAAAATGATCGTAAGACAACCTTTGAACCTGACTGAAACTCTGGGCAGCTACGATGTAATCGTGCTTGCACATGGTGGTGGCATTTCCGGTCAAGCTGGCGCAATCCGTCACGGGATCTCCCGTGCATTGCTCAAAGTAGACCCTGAATATCGCGGTACGCTGAAGAAAGCCGGCTTCCTGACACGTGACCCACGTATGAAGGAACGTAAGAAATACGGCCTCAAAGCTGCTCGTCGCGCTCCACAGTTCTCGAAACGTTAA
- the rpmJ gene encoding 50S ribosomal protein L36: MKVRPSVKPICEKCKVIRRKGTVMVICENPKHKQKQG, encoded by the coding sequence ATGAAGGTAAGACCTTCTGTAAAGCCCATTTGCGAAAAATGCAAAGTCATCCGCCGCAAAGGGACTGTTATGGTAATTTGCGAAAATCCGAAACACAAACAAAAACAAGGTTAA
- a CDS encoding ImmA/IrrE family metallo-endopeptidase: protein MYKYYKKTHLEHYVEQLYISNGIMVPEDITIDFIANKLEISVVSFDSDSLSHETKSGKRIIFLNQRKSGSELRKDFLHELCHLLRHAGNQTTLPSPFVQYQEEDAELFVLYASLPFFMIKELNLSPDHGQAIKQISSTFSVSMEQARKRYEQILRREFEALMCAETSATYQARKEVKTVRSKSVEFAVYYDPSGISDGPSQLVVTLDEWTLMNCRDIELPIGERLAEIDLEEIQQIECVPALSSDVICFDGKVTLQVHQLLYRHGLKQNCFIIQMNDVEMKIARDQAMTRNLSW from the coding sequence ATGTACAAATATTACAAAAAAACTCATCTTGAACATTATGTCGAACAACTCTATATAAGCAATGGCATTATGGTTCCAGAGGATATAACTATAGATTTTATAGCAAATAAACTTGAAATTTCCGTTGTGTCATTTGATTCAGATAGCCTTTCTCATGAAACTAAATCCGGGAAAAGAATTATTTTTCTTAATCAACGCAAATCCGGTTCAGAGTTGAGGAAAGATTTCCTCCATGAGCTATGTCATTTACTACGGCATGCGGGAAACCAAACAACCTTACCTTCTCCTTTTGTTCAATATCAAGAAGAAGATGCAGAATTGTTTGTTCTCTACGCTTCCCTACCCTTTTTCATGATTAAGGAATTAAATCTTTCCCCGGATCATGGACAAGCTATTAAACAAATTTCTTCAACTTTTTCTGTAAGTATGGAACAAGCACGTAAACGGTATGAGCAAATCTTACGTCGAGAATTTGAAGCACTGATGTGTGCAGAGACATCAGCTACATACCAAGCAAGAAAGGAGGTGAAAACAGTCAGGAGTAAATCAGTGGAGTTTGCAGTTTACTATGACCCCTCCGGAATATCTGACGGTCCTTCACAGCTTGTTGTAACCTTAGACGAATGGACCCTTATGAACTGCCGGGATATTGAATTACCTATCGGGGAACGCCTTGCAGAGATTGATTTAGAGGAAATACAACAAATTGAATGTGTGCCGGCCCTCAGCAGTGACGTTATTTGTTTTGACGGTAAAGTTACACTGCAAGTCCATCAGCTTTTGTATAGGCATGGATTAAAGCAAAATTGTTTTATCATTCAAATGAACGATGTTGAAATGAAAATTGCCCGGGATCAGGCTATGACCCGAAACCTATCATGGTAA
- a CDS encoding site-specific integrase, which produces MASFQKYDTKDGARWMYKYYGPIDPGTGKAKPSTKRSFKTKKEAQLHAAQTETDIHQGTFLTDKESTFEDVYLLWEKTNSPNWKPPTRRAVKSKFKKQLLPHFGKIKMKDITKKYCQEVVIKMAEKIKTVDNMKMYANQIFEFAIENDVIKTNPMKKVKIPKAEEQHYAPEEEERNFWEKHEVKKFLAIAAAECSFRDYVMFHTLIYRGPRKGEMLALGEQDIDYSQKQVALNKTLYWEDGKYYVLTSKTPASRRVLPADKKTLQLWKRLLTMQKKQQLADGRNGPIKFLFTREDGVTPLRLAYLNDLLEALIIKHNLHSVTVHGLRHTHASLQFEAGATIKEVQYILGHSDINMTMNVYTHVTKGVQEKGSNRFEEFMDNDDPITGSNVVTLGGGDIDTEDY; this is translated from the coding sequence GTGGCCAGCTTTCAAAAGTACGACACCAAGGACGGCGCCCGCTGGATGTACAAGTATTACGGTCCTATAGATCCTGGGACTGGAAAGGCAAAGCCTTCAACGAAACGCAGTTTTAAAACCAAGAAAGAAGCTCAATTACACGCAGCTCAAACTGAAACAGATATTCACCAGGGAACATTTCTAACAGATAAAGAGTCTACATTTGAGGATGTTTACCTGTTATGGGAAAAAACAAATTCACCTAACTGGAAGCCGCCAACACGTAGAGCGGTAAAATCAAAATTTAAGAAGCAGCTTCTTCCTCACTTCGGCAAAATTAAGATGAAAGACATCACTAAAAAATACTGTCAGGAAGTAGTTATCAAGATGGCCGAAAAGATAAAGACTGTAGACAATATGAAGATGTATGCCAACCAAATATTTGAATTTGCAATTGAAAATGATGTTATAAAAACAAACCCAATGAAAAAAGTCAAAATTCCAAAAGCAGAAGAGCAACATTATGCACCTGAAGAAGAAGAGCGCAACTTTTGGGAAAAGCACGAGGTAAAGAAATTTCTTGCTATCGCAGCCGCTGAATGTTCTTTTCGAGATTACGTAATGTTTCACACACTGATATACAGAGGGCCGCGTAAAGGTGAAATGCTGGCGCTTGGAGAGCAAGACATCGATTACTCTCAAAAGCAAGTGGCTCTGAATAAAACGCTGTATTGGGAGGACGGGAAATATTACGTTCTAACCTCAAAGACGCCCGCTTCACGGCGCGTTCTACCGGCAGACAAGAAAACCCTTCAACTTTGGAAACGGCTCCTTACAATGCAAAAGAAACAGCAGTTAGCCGATGGTCGAAACGGACCGATTAAATTCCTGTTTACGCGGGAGGATGGTGTAACCCCGCTCAGACTGGCTTATTTAAATGATCTGCTGGAAGCATTGATAATAAAGCATAACCTCCACTCAGTAACGGTTCATGGCTTAAGGCATACCCACGCTTCATTGCAGTTTGAGGCTGGTGCAACCATTAAGGAAGTTCAATACATCTTAGGTCATTCAGATATCAATATGACCATGAACGTCTATACCCACGTAACCAAAGGCGTGCAGGAAAAAGGCTCAAATCGCTTTGAAGAATTCATGGATAATGACGATCCAATTACCGGTTCTAATGTGGTCACATTAGGGGGAGGGGACATTGATACTGAGGATTATTAA
- the map gene encoding type I methionyl aminopeptidase, translated as MIICKSEQELVFMREAGRIVAESHRLIAEAIQPGITTGELDRIADGYIRSQGALPSFKGYNGFPASICASVNEQLVHGFPGKRKLVEGDIVTLDIGAEYRGYHGDSAWTYGVGSISEEAQRLLDVTEGSLYAGLALVKPDVRLFTISHAIQAYIEDAGFSVVREYVGHGIGAELHEEPQIPNYGIADRGPRLKPGMVLAIEPMVNAGERYVRTLDDNWTVVTVDGSLCAHFEHTVAVTPDGMEIFTKLNA; from the coding sequence ATGATCATTTGCAAATCCGAACAGGAACTTGTCTTTATGAGGGAAGCTGGTCGAATTGTTGCCGAGAGTCACCGTCTTATTGCTGAAGCTATCCAGCCAGGCATTACTACAGGTGAGCTCGACAGAATCGCCGATGGGTACATTCGCAGTCAGGGTGCTTTGCCGTCTTTCAAAGGCTACAACGGTTTTCCTGCCAGCATTTGCGCTTCAGTCAACGAACAATTGGTGCACGGATTTCCAGGGAAACGCAAACTGGTAGAAGGCGACATCGTTACGCTGGATATCGGTGCAGAGTACCGTGGTTATCACGGTGATTCCGCCTGGACCTACGGGGTGGGCAGCATTTCCGAAGAGGCTCAGCGTTTGCTGGATGTCACGGAAGGCTCCCTGTACGCTGGACTGGCGTTAGTCAAACCGGATGTGCGCTTGTTTACAATCTCCCATGCAATTCAAGCATACATTGAAGACGCCGGATTCTCCGTTGTCCGCGAGTATGTTGGTCATGGCATTGGGGCAGAACTGCATGAAGAACCGCAAATTCCGAACTATGGCATAGCGGACCGCGGACCACGTCTGAAGCCGGGTATGGTACTCGCCATTGAGCCGATGGTTAACGCTGGAGAACGTTATGTCAGAACACTGGATGATAACTGGACGGTCGTTACGGTAGACGGTTCACTGTGCGCTCACTTCGAGCATACAGTAGCAGTTACACCGGACGGCATGGAGATTTTCACAAAACTGAATGCGTAG
- the rplM gene encoding 50S ribosomal protein L13 translates to MRTTYMAKPNEVERNWHIIDAEGKTLGRLASEAAALIRGKHKPQFTPHVDTGDFVIVINAEKIHLTGKKMQNKKYYRHSMHPGGLKVTVAEDLIKTKPERMIEFAVHGMIPKTRQGNHMKLRLKVYAGSEHPHAAQKPEVYELRG, encoded by the coding sequence ATGCGTACCACCTACATGGCGAAGCCGAACGAAGTTGAACGCAATTGGCACATCATTGATGCCGAAGGCAAAACACTTGGCCGTTTGGCAAGCGAAGCCGCTGCCCTAATCCGCGGCAAACACAAACCGCAATTCACTCCACACGTTGATACTGGTGATTTCGTAATTGTTATCAACGCTGAGAAGATTCACCTCACAGGTAAGAAAATGCAAAACAAGAAATACTACCGTCACTCGATGCACCCAGGCGGCTTGAAGGTTACTGTTGCAGAAGACCTGATCAAGACCAAACCTGAGCGTATGATTGAATTCGCAGTTCATGGCATGATTCCTAAGACTCGTCAAGGTAATCACATGAAGCTGAGACTCAAAGTATATGCAGGCTCTGAACATCCACATGCAGCACAAAAACCTGAAGTTTACGAACTTCGCGGATAA
- a CDS encoding DnaD domain protein — protein sequence MAEKRMLSKVISISEKVNELPDIFDMLLYTWMIPHADDFGRLAGSPGKIKALVVPMLEKSIKDIRESLHVLDHQGLILWYEVDGERVVQIQQFEKHQQGLHKRTRSKFPDFPGNSGNVQEIPSELKGTELNRTEENRTEEKRREQEQNGIEGSMSASPDAAEDEYLYGGGPLPSISDAFRMFENEGFGTISDITKDQLNEFIQDYTEKWLCEAMKKAVLAGKRNLSYVQGILKRWKSGGIDEPWTKDKPPEQGGSRGYSGKAHIEVVKPTTDGPTPEDIALQQKLLTELQAKKEAKLRQEKQDREEEPDH from the coding sequence ATGGCTGAAAAAAGAATGCTCTCAAAAGTGATTTCAATATCGGAGAAGGTCAACGAGCTGCCGGATATTTTCGATATGCTTCTATACACCTGGATGATCCCGCATGCGGATGACTTTGGGCGCCTGGCGGGATCACCGGGCAAGATCAAGGCATTGGTGGTTCCGATGTTGGAAAAATCCATTAAGGATATACGCGAATCCCTGCATGTTTTGGATCATCAAGGGCTTATTTTATGGTACGAGGTGGATGGCGAAAGAGTCGTCCAGATTCAGCAGTTTGAGAAGCATCAGCAGGGATTGCATAAGCGAACGCGTTCTAAATTCCCCGACTTTCCGGGAAATTCCGGGAATGTCCAAGAAATTCCCTCTGAACTGAAGGGAACTGAACTGAACAGAACTGAAGAGAACAGAACTGAAGAGAAGAGAAGAGAACAAGAACAGAACGGAATAGAAGGCAGCATGTCGGCTTCGCCCGATGCCGCCGAAGACGAATACCTTTATGGTGGTGGTCCTCTTCCTTCAATCTCTGATGCATTCAGGATGTTTGAAAATGAGGGGTTTGGCACCATAAGCGATATTACGAAAGACCAGCTCAACGAATTTATCCAGGATTACACCGAAAAATGGCTTTGTGAAGCAATGAAAAAGGCTGTATTGGCCGGGAAGCGGAATCTGAGCTATGTACAGGGCATACTCAAACGCTGGAAGTCCGGAGGTATTGACGAACCTTGGACAAAGGACAAGCCGCCTGAGCAGGGGGGCAGCAGGGGATACAGTGGCAAGGCACATATTGAGGTCGTCAAGCCGACAACGGACGGCCCGACTCCCGAGGATATCGCCCTACAGCAGAAACTGCTTACGGAGCTCCAGGCCAAAAAGGAAGCGAAACTCCGGCAAGAAAAGCAGGATAGAGAGGAGGAGCCGGACCATTGA
- the infA gene encoding translation initiation factor IF-1 has protein sequence MAKEDVIEVEGTVIEPLPNATFKVELENGHQILAHVSGKLRMHFIRILTGDKVVVQLSPYDLSKGRITYRK, from the coding sequence GTGGCTAAGGAAGACGTCATTGAGGTAGAAGGAACGGTCATTGAGCCGTTGCCTAACGCAACTTTTAAGGTTGAGCTTGAGAACGGTCATCAAATACTTGCCCATGTGTCCGGGAAATTGCGGATGCACTTTATCCGTATCCTAACCGGAGACAAAGTGGTCGTGCAGTTATCGCCTTATGATTTATCAAAAGGCCGTATAACTTACCGTAAATAG
- a CDS encoding DUF771 domain-containing protein: MDSPIVQVVIDPNYVRQLAEAEIKRQMQEHAPGIWWDMKRLEAETCRKRDWLLANILLNPAFKQEMRLCSNGGEGGRWMFRASEMSRFLDKNFEALNKSRSKLIR; encoded by the coding sequence GTGGATTCTCCAATCGTTCAGGTTGTCATTGATCCTAATTATGTGCGGCAACTTGCTGAAGCTGAGATCAAACGGCAAATGCAAGAGCACGCGCCTGGTATTTGGTGGGATATGAAGCGGCTAGAAGCTGAAACGTGCCGTAAACGTGATTGGCTTCTAGCAAACATTTTACTGAATCCAGCCTTCAAACAGGAGATGCGCCTTTGCTCAAACGGTGGCGAAGGTGGGCGCTGGATGTTTCGGGCCTCTGAAATGAGCAGGTTTCTGGATAAGAATTTTGAGGCGTTAAATAAATCGCGCTCTAAGCTGATACGTTAA
- a CDS encoding sigma factor-like helix-turn-helix DNA-binding protein, protein MEKELEPLKERLKIAETKQERDELRKQMEPIKLEKNTIAAIVSDLQYSIEWMETGYPPGYRRPMERRSVSQRTKVWDPQWMEYLTAYEFEFEAAEVGRPLTQEEEWMIEDALRNLSERERQCYVLHYGCSFSLRQVGLELNLKKSAVQSYLLRAKAKVDENKKTSLFLQAY, encoded by the coding sequence TTGGAGAAGGAATTGGAACCACTCAAAGAACGGCTGAAGATAGCTGAGACCAAACAGGAGCGGGACGAGCTGCGGAAGCAAATGGAACCTATTAAGCTGGAGAAGAACACCATAGCGGCCATCGTGAGCGATTTGCAATATAGCATCGAATGGATGGAGACCGGATATCCGCCGGGCTACCGCAGGCCCATGGAGCGGCGCAGCGTATCTCAGCGGACGAAGGTATGGGACCCGCAATGGATGGAGTACCTGACGGCATACGAATTTGAATTCGAAGCTGCCGAGGTTGGTCGTCCATTAACTCAGGAAGAGGAATGGATGATAGAGGATGCCCTGCGGAATCTCTCAGAGCGGGAGCGGCAGTGCTATGTGCTTCATTACGGCTGCAGTTTTTCATTAAGGCAAGTTGGTTTAGAACTAAATTTGAAAAAAAGCGCAGTCCAATCGTACTTACTGAGGGCAAAGGCAAAAGTGGATGAAAACAAAAAAACAAGCCTATTTTTACAAGCATATTGA
- the truA gene encoding tRNA pseudouridine(38-40) synthase TruA, which produces MRNLLMKVNYDGTHYDGFQTQPQGNTIQDKLEHAIQHLTGETLKITGSGRTDAGVHAYGQPFNFITSSQIPLERWCLALNARLPQDIVVTEAAEVPLSFHSRRGAKRKTYRYTINGNRFPDPFQRRWQHHHPMKLNVPAMEQGLSALLGTHDYTSFASRKSTKTSHVRTIYEAYLEVDRSMCRPGSSDQGVIHTYITGSGFLQHMVRIIMGTLMQVGQGKISADRIPLILAACDRAAAGPTAVSKGLALWSVEYDEMED; this is translated from the coding sequence ATGCGCAATCTATTGATGAAAGTCAATTATGACGGCACCCACTATGATGGCTTTCAGACCCAGCCTCAGGGCAATACGATTCAGGACAAGCTGGAGCATGCTATTCAGCATCTGACCGGTGAGACGCTCAAAATCACGGGCTCAGGACGGACTGATGCGGGGGTGCATGCTTATGGCCAACCTTTTAACTTCATAACCTCCTCCCAGATTCCGCTGGAGCGCTGGTGTCTGGCTCTGAATGCCAGGCTGCCGCAGGACATCGTGGTTACAGAGGCCGCTGAGGTTCCGCTCTCGTTCCACTCCCGTAGAGGGGCGAAGCGTAAAACCTACCGGTACACGATTAACGGCAACCGGTTCCCGGACCCGTTTCAGCGGCGCTGGCAGCATCATCATCCGATGAAGCTGAACGTTCCTGCGATGGAGCAGGGGCTAAGCGCGCTGCTGGGTACCCATGATTACACCTCGTTTGCCTCCAGGAAGTCCACTAAGACTTCGCATGTGCGGACCATTTATGAGGCTTATCTTGAAGTAGACCGCAGCATGTGCCGCCCAGGCTCTTCTGACCAGGGAGTGATCCATACCTATATTACAGGCAGTGGCTTTTTGCAGCATATGGTACGCATTATTATGGGGACGCTTATGCAGGTGGGCCAAGGTAAAATCAGCGCAGATAGAATACCTCTAATACTTGCGGCTTGTGATCGTGCAGCGGCCGGACCTACGGCTGTGTCTAAGGGGCTGGCACTCTGGAGTGTGGAATATGACGAGATGGAGGACTAA
- a CDS encoding helix-turn-helix transcriptional regulator, producing MIYTNLSSEMERRGVTISSMSRELNMRRGTLSDKLHGKFRLHYDEALKIKQLFFSDCGIEDLFSTSEMEGDESGGFSNRSGCH from the coding sequence ATGATCTATACGAACCTGAGTTCAGAAATGGAAAGGAGAGGAGTAACAATATCCTCTATGTCTCGTGAATTAAACATGCGACGTGGAACTTTAAGTGATAAGCTTCACGGGAAATTCAGACTTCACTATGATGAGGCTCTTAAAATCAAACAATTATTCTTTTCAGATTGTGGAATTGAAGATTTATTCTCAACTAGTGAAATGGAGGGAGATGAGTCAGGTGGATTCTCCAATCGTTCAGGTTGTCATTGA
- a CDS encoding DNA-directed RNA polymerase subunit alpha: MIEIEKPKIETVEANDDGTYGKFVVEPLERGYGTTLGNSLRRILLSSLPGAAVTSVQIDGVLHEFSTVPGVMEDVTEIILNLKALSLKIHSDEEKVFEIDAEGEGIVTAGDIRADSDVEILNPDLHIATLGPGARLHMRIFAGRGRGYVQADRNKRDDQPIGVIPVDSIYTPISRVNYGIDNTRVGQVTNYDKLTLEIWTDGSIRPEEAVSLGAKILNEHLVLFVGLTDEAKDAEIMVEKEEDKKEKVLEMTIEELDLSVRSYNCLKRAGINTVQELTTKTEEDMMKVRNLGRKSLEEVQEKLEELGLGLRTEE; the protein is encoded by the coding sequence GTGATAGAAATCGAAAAGCCGAAGATTGAGACCGTAGAAGCCAATGATGATGGGACCTATGGGAAATTCGTAGTTGAACCGCTGGAACGTGGATATGGCACGACTCTGGGGAACTCGCTTCGCCGGATTCTGCTTTCCTCCCTTCCGGGAGCCGCAGTGACTTCGGTCCAAATTGACGGCGTTCTGCATGAGTTCTCGACCGTTCCCGGCGTAATGGAAGATGTGACGGAAATCATCCTGAACCTTAAAGCTCTTTCTCTGAAGATTCATTCGGATGAAGAGAAAGTGTTCGAGATTGATGCTGAAGGAGAAGGCATCGTTACCGCAGGTGATATCCGTGCGGACAGCGATGTTGAGATCCTGAACCCGGATCTTCATATTGCAACGCTGGGACCTGGCGCGAGACTGCACATGCGCATTTTTGCAGGCCGTGGTCGCGGCTACGTCCAAGCGGACCGGAACAAACGCGACGATCAGCCAATTGGTGTAATTCCAGTTGACTCTATCTACACTCCTATTTCACGTGTGAATTACGGTATTGATAATACCCGTGTTGGTCAAGTGACTAACTACGACAAGTTGACGCTGGAAATTTGGACAGATGGCAGTATCCGACCGGAAGAAGCCGTTAGCCTTGGAGCCAAAATTTTGAACGAGCACCTCGTTCTGTTCGTAGGTCTTACGGATGAAGCGAAAGACGCCGAAATTATGGTTGAAAAAGAAGAAGACAAAAAAGAAAAAGTACTTGAGATGACGATCGAGGAGCTTGATCTTTCTGTCCGTTCCTACAACTGCCTCAAACGTGCCGGTATTAATACTGTGCAAGAGCTGACTACGAAAACTGAAGAAGATATGATGAAGGTTCGTAACTTGGGCCGCAAATCTTTGGAAGAGGTTCAAGAGAAGCTTGAGGAACTTGGTTTGGGACTTCGTACAGAAGAATAG
- a CDS encoding ORF6N domain-containing protein — MTQVVKIQVNQQARNLQVREISGQRIVTFRDIDELHRRPEGTASRNFRENRERFISGTDYFDVTPEHFQSDEIRRFGISSPRGGTVITESGYLMLVKSFSDDLAWKVQRQLVNSYFRGQASSHDSLRSLMAATHNLLAGQEIITERLEDVEHKLENQITLDSGQQRRLQKAINQRVCTLEQIKEARGEWFRQLHKEIKDRWSVSSYKDVLKHDLQEVMNYVAAWVPIRRED; from the coding sequence ATGACCCAAGTTGTAAAAATTCAAGTCAATCAGCAGGCGAGGAATCTTCAAGTTCGTGAAATTTCAGGCCAGCGTATTGTAACATTCCGGGATATTGACGAGCTTCATCGGCGTCCGGAAGGAACAGCAAGCCGTAATTTCCGTGAAAATCGGGAGCGTTTTATTTCCGGAACGGATTACTTCGATGTTACGCCGGAGCATTTCCAATCCGACGAAATTCGTCGCTTTGGAATTTCAAGCCCGCGCGGCGGGACGGTAATCACGGAGTCTGGATATCTGATGTTAGTCAAGTCGTTCAGTGATGATCTTGCCTGGAAGGTCCAACGCCAGTTAGTCAATAGCTATTTCAGGGGGCAAGCCTCTTCTCACGATTCGTTGCGTTCTTTAATGGCTGCTACACATAACCTGCTTGCAGGTCAGGAGATCATCACCGAACGGCTGGAGGATGTCGAGCACAAGCTTGAAAATCAAATCACGCTGGACAGTGGGCAGCAGCGACGTCTGCAGAAGGCGATTAATCAGCGAGTGTGTACTCTTGAGCAAATCAAAGAAGCCCGCGGGGAATGGTTCCGGCAGCTCCATAAGGAAATCAAGGACCGCTGGAGCGTGAGCAGCTACAAAGATGTACTTAAGCATGATCTGCAGGAAGTCATGAATTATGTTGCGGCCTGGGTGCCCATCCGGCGGGAGGATTAA
- the rplQ gene encoding 50S ribosomal protein L17 has translation MAYQKLGRDSSARKALFRDMVTDLFLYERIQTTEAKAKEVRSIAEKLITKAKKGDLHARRQVAAFVRRETVDGEQDAIQKLFSDIAPRYTERPGGYTRILKLGPRRGDAAPMVYLELVDRA, from the coding sequence ATGGCATACCAAAAATTGGGCCGTGATTCCAGCGCGCGTAAAGCTTTGTTCCGCGATATGGTAACGGATCTGTTCCTATACGAACGTATTCAGACAACAGAAGCCAAAGCGAAGGAAGTTCGTTCCATCGCTGAGAAACTGATCACTAAAGCGAAAAAGGGCGATCTTCATGCTCGCCGTCAAGTAGCTGCATTTGTTCGTCGTGAGACTGTAGATGGTGAACAAGATGCAATCCAAAAATTGTTCTCTGACATTGCTCCACGTTACACAGAGCGTCCAGGCGGATACACTCGTATCCTGAAGCTGGGACCTCGCCGTGGCGATGCTGCGCCTATGGTTTATCTTGAACTGGTAGACCGCGCGTAG